In the Natronoglycomyces albus genome, CGAACCATCGCAATTAACCCCACGCGGTACCGCGCAATCGCCGATGCGGAGCGCAGACATTGGAGCGCTACCCCATCATCACGGTGCCAGGCCAGGACATCACCTGGGGAGAGATACACGTGGGCAGCCGCAGCTCATTTATCGACGCCGGGTTCACCCAGGTCGCTCACCCCACGAAACGTCGCGTGGTCATGCGACTGGAGTTCTAGCCCTCCTGAGGTGGGCCGATCATGCCCAACGTGGGCCGAACATGCAAAGAGAAAGGCCCGGCACGAGACGGTATTAGCCGTCCGTGCCGGGCCTTCGCCGGTGGAGCTGCAGGGAATCGAACCCTGGTCCTCCGCTGCGTCAGTGAGACTTCTCCGGGTGCAGTCCGCTGTGCCTTTCCTCAAGCCCCACCGATCACGCGGACGAGTCGGTGTGACGGGCTCCAGCCACTGTTCATGTCGCCTACAACCCCGTGGCCGGGTTGAAGGTCTAGCGTCCTATCTGATGCTGGCTACCGGGATCGGACGCTCATCCGGACCAGCAACTTCACAATCGCTTAAGCAGCGAGGGCGAAGTCAGTGCGTTTTGCGTTGGCACTTGTTGTTTTCCAACGTTGGTTAACGAGACAGCGTTGGCTTCCTCGACCCGCTTCTCTCACATCAACATACGGAGTCGAAACCGATCAGCCCCTTGTTGATGCGTCAAGCATCCCTATGCAGTTGTCTGAATCGGTCACTACCTGCGAACCGATTCCATCACGGCCCCGAGAATGCCGCTGTCAATATCCTATCCCATGTCACATACGTGACGAAAGCGAGTTTTCTGACTCAACAATCACACGCTGAACTGGGAATATACAGGCAGCCGAGGTTGGCTAGGCCTTGCCCTTCGTACGCAGGCCCGCGCTGCGCTCGATTTCACGCTGCGCTTCCCGCTTGGCGATAGCCTGCCGCTTGTCGTGCGACTTGCGCCCCCGGGCCAAAGCCAATTCCATTTTCGCCCAGCCACCGGAGAAATAAACCGAAAGCGGGATCAGCGTCACACCGGCTTCGCTGAGCTTGCCCTCCAACTTGGCGATCTCAATGCGGTGCAGCAACAGCTTGCGGATGCGCCGGGGCCGGTGGTTCGTCCAGGTGCCGTAGTCGTACTCGGTGATGTGCAGGTTATGAACCCGCGCTTCGCCACCGTAAATTTCCGCATAGGCGTCGGTGATGTTGCACTTGCCCTCACGTAGAGACTTCACCTCGGTTCCGGTGAGAACAATCCCCGCCTCATAGGTGTCCAGGATGTCAAAGTCAAACCGGGCACGACGATTTGTCGTCACAAGCTTGCGCTCAGGACCGGTCTTGGCCGCGTTGGTCTGGGTTTTCTTCTTCTTGGACACGCTGCAATGTTAACGGGTACGCGAAGGCGACGTCGAGTGGATTAGTGTCGCGCCGCGTTGAGACAGTAGCGCCCACTTCGCCCCGCGCCCAGTGGCACGGCCCTGGCCAGGGCGCGCTCTACCGGCACAGGCAAGAGGGTAGGTAGCCCAACGGATTGACCTGGTTTCCGTTGACCCGCACTTCAAAATGTAGATGGTCTCCCGTGGAGGAACCAGTCGTACCCACGGCTCCGATTCGCTGCCCCCGGCTCACATGTTGCCCATGGTTAACGTCAATGCGCGACTGGTGCGCATAGCAGGTCGACAGGCCATTGCCGTGATAAATGCACGTGAAAAGGCCGTATCCGCCCGACCAACCAGCGGTGACGACATTGCCTGACTCGGAGGCGTAGATCGGCGTGCCACCGGCTGCGGCGAAGTCAGTGCCTCCATGGAGGCGCACCGTTCCGTAGATGGGGTGGGTGCGATACCCGAAATCAGAAGACTTCCAGCCATTAACTGGCTGAGCGAGAGTCGAGCCTCCGCCCGATCCGCTTCCAGACCCGCTGCCGGAACCACTACCCGATCCGCTGCCGGACCCGCTACCTGACCCACTGCCGGACCCGCTGCCGGACCCGCTATTGCGGTCTCGTTCGGCCGCGGCGGCTTGGGCCCGCAGTTCCTCGGCTATGCGGTCGGACTCCGCGTCCAGCTGGGCCCACAGATGCTCGGTTTCGGCCCGCTCCTCTTGAGCCACGGACAACGCGTCTTCCCGGTTGGCCACGAGGCTGACAACTTCGGCCCGGGCCGACTCGGCGGCCTGCTGTTGCTCCTGTGCGTACGAGAGCGCCGCCTCAGCTTCGCGACGCGCCGCCTCAGCCTCAGTCCTGGCCGCCGCCGCCAAGCTCTCGGCGTTGGAGGCTTCACGACGTGCCAGAGTTACCTCCTCGACCGCTTGATTCTTCCGCTCGACGAGCATCTCCAGGTATGACATGCGTTCAAGTGCCAAGGACGGCTCATCGGCCGAGAGAATGGCGTCAAAGGTCAGCAGCTCAGTGCCCCGATAGGTCGAGGAGAGCAAGTTAGCCCGCTCGGTGCGCGTCTGATCTACCGCCTCGGCCGCGTCGGCCATCTCCGCTTCGGCCTCAGCCAGTTCCTCGGCAGCCCGGTCAGCTTCCCGTTGCGCGGCATCCGCCTGCACTTCCGCCGCCGCGACCCGGCCACGGGCCTCATCGACCGCGGCTTCGGCATCGGGCAGTCGCGCCTCGGCCTCGGCCAGCTTTTGACCAGCCTCCTGAGCCCGATCGGTCGCCCCCTCCAATAGAGAAGCCATCTCGGCTTTCTCCTGTTCAATGCGATCAAGTTCACTTTGGGAGGTTTGTGCCTCAACGGGAGAAGACATGGTGACTGCGAGGAGTATCGCGCTGAATGTCACCCCTAGTCGTCTCATAACCGGTGAGTCTATGACACATTCACCTTTGGAATGTCTCGAACACGTCATTTAACACTTTTAGCGGACATGAGGCGAAATCAGCTCCCAGGCTCTTGGACTCCGGTATCGGCCCACTTCAATGGCGTCCCCGCTTCCCCTCCATGGGTCTGTGAGGCCGTTTCGGGGGAGGAAGCGCGCTCCCGCGACGCTGCGAACATGACTGTGGGGAGTCCCGATTTCTCGGAGACTCCCCACAGTCGGGCGGCCTATGCGAAAAGTGGCCTTAGAGCCTGGGGCGAATATTCTCCCCAGCCATCCAAGGACCACACCGGCCGCATAAGCCGAGTGATTGAGCAGGTCGGCTAGACTTTGATGTTGAAGCGCAGCGTAATCCAAGCGGTCACCGCACTAATCACCGACGCCACGCCAAGCAAGACCGGCAGCACCAAAAGCACCGCCTGCCACGTCAGTGGCGGCATCAGTCCGAATAGGTCAGAGAACGCCCCATCGATGACGAACACCTTCGCCGCGCACAGCGTTGCGAACGCCACTAGCGCCCCGATGACCCCGGCGAACACCGCTTCGAGAACAAATGGAGCCTGCACGAACCAGTTGGGCGCGCCCACCAGCTTCATGATCGAAACCTCGCGGCGACGTGAATAAGCTGCCACCTGGATGGTGTTGGCCACCAGCATCAGTGCCGCCACACCCTGCACCAGCGCGATGATCAACGTCATGTTCTGCGCGCCGCTGAGAATGTCGAAGACCTTTTGCAGCACTTGCTTTTGGTTGATGGACTGGTAGATTCCCTCGCGCTCACCGAAGTCGACGATAAGGTCATCGGCCTGGTCAATGTTGTTCATGCTGACGCGGAAAGCCGCTGGCAGCACTTCGGGATCTACCGCGCCGACCATGTCTGGGGCATCGGAGAACGTCTCTTGGAAGCGCTCCCAGGCATCTTCCTTAGTCTCATAGACCACTTGCGCGGTGCGCTCGTCACCACGCAAGTCCGCGTGCAACTGATCGCGTGTCTCATCGTCGATGTCCTGATCTAGGTACATGACGACTTCGAGGTTGGTCTGGTAATACTCCTCCACCAGGTCGACCTGGTGGTACAACAGCAGTCCCGCGCCTAGCATCGACAGAGATACCGCCATGGTGATGATCATGGCGACGGTCATGCTGATGTTGCGCCACAGCCCGAGGAAAACCTCGGACATTACATATTTTGCGCGCATCGCTTAAGTCTCTCTACCTTCCGCTTTATCCGTAGACGCCTCGGGACTGGTCCCGCACGACCTTGCCGCCTTCGATTTCGATGACGCGGCGGCGCATCTGGTTCACGATATTGGAGTCGTGGGTAACCATGACGATGGTGGTCCCGGTGCGGCTGATGCGGTCCAGCAGTCGCATGATCTCGATGGAGGTGTCCGGGTCGAGGTTACCGGTCGGCTCGTCGGCCAACAGCAGCAGTGGCCGGTTGACGAACGCGCGCGCGATGGCGACACGTTGCTGCTCTCCACCGGACAACTCGTGCGGGTAGCGGTGCTCTTTTCCACCGAGTCCCACTAGTTCGAGGACCTCGGGAACAACCCGGCGGGCCACCGAACGCGGCTTACCGATCACTTCCAGAGCAAAGGCCACGTTCTCCGCGGCGGTGCGGTTGGGGAGCAATCGAAAATCTTGAAACACGCAGCCGAGGGTCCGCCGATAGGCGGGCACCTTCCATCGACGCATGGAGGTTACGTTGCGGTCCCCGACGGTAATAGTGCCCTTGTCCGGGATCTGTTCGCGCAACAGGAGTTTGATGATGGTGGATTTGCCTGCACCGGTCGGTCCGATAAAGAAGACAAACTCGCCCTTGTCGATGAAGACGTTGATATCTTCCACCGATGGCCGGTTGGACCGGGGGTAATGCTTCGAAACGCCGTCTAGCTCAATCACGATGGTGGAGTCTACGCGCAAAAGCTGCGGATCGCATAACCGGTGCCGCTACCAGAGCCATCACATAACGACCGATTCCGCCGAAAAGCCACTTACGCTCGGCGAAATCATCCGTTTGTACTAGTTCGCCTCATATGTTCGCCTGAGTCGAGCAACGTCACAGGGTACGCACCGTAGGTGAACCGAGAGCGCGCGCTAGGCGTTCTCGTCGTTCTCGCTCGACATCCGCCACCGAATCCCGGCCTCTAGGAAAGCGTCGATGTCCCCGTTGTAGACCCCTTGCACGTCCGAGGTCTCATGGCCGGTGCGCAGGTCCTTGACCATCTGGTACGGGTGCTGCACGTAGGAGCGCATTTGATCACCCCACGAAGCGGTCACGCTGCCGCGCAGTTCGTCAAGCTTCGCGTTCTGTTCGTCGCGCTTGAGCTTGTTGAGCTTCGATTGGAGCACCGACATCGCCGTGGCTCGGTTTTGCAGCTGGCTGCGTTCGTTTTGGCACGACACAACGATCCCAGTCGGCAGGTGGGTGATGCGGACCGCGGAATCGGTCGTGTTGACTCCCTGACCTCCCGGACCGGAAGCCCGGTAGACGTCGATGCGGATTTCGTCGTCGGGAATCTCGACCTGTTCGGTCTTTTCGATCACCGGAACCACCTCAACGGCGGCGAAACCAGTCTGACGGCGCTTCTGCGTGTCGTACTGACTGATACGCACCACCCGGTGCGTCCCTTGTTCTACCGAGAGCGTCCCGTAGGCGTACGGGCCCTTCACGGCGAATGTGGTGGACTTGATCCCCGCTTCTTCGCCATAGGAGACGTCATAGACTTCGGTGTCGCGGCCATGCTTGTCGGCCCACCGCAGGTACATCCGCATCAGCTGCTCGGCGAAGTCACAGGCGTCGTTGCCTCCGGCCCCGGAGCGAACCGAGACGACGGCTTCACGCTCGTCGTACTCGCCAGAGAGCAACGTCCGGATCTCCAGCTCGTCGATTGACTTGCGCAGGGACTTGAGTTCACCTTGCACCTCACCCTCGGCCGAGGCGTCGTCCTCGTCCCCCGCCAGTTCCCACAGAACCTCGACATCGTCCAAACGGGAGTGCAGTTCACTGATTCGGTTGAGCTCGCTTTGCACCCAGGAGAGCCGGGAGGTGACCTTTTGGGCATGGTCGGTGTCGTCCCACAGGTCGGGCGCGGCGGCCTCGGCCTCCAGTTCCTTGAACTCACGCCGAAGTTTCGGCAGGTCAAGCACCGATTCGACGGCGCTGAGGGTCTCGCGCAGACTACGTACTTCTGAGGAAACATCGACACTGGTCACAATTGACTACCTTACGTCTGCGAGCGCGACCACTTTCATGTGGCCACGTGCGCATCACTCCCCCACGCTTTCGGGCCCGACAGTCCGGGAAACTGGCTCGCGGGTGACTCTAGAGGTGACATATGCGATTCCGAATCCACCTCGAGGACGCTGGTGGCCCCTGTGGAATCGAGAATGGGACGCCCGAGTGTTTCGGAGCGTCCCATCGAAGTAGCGGCTAACCCGTACATTGCCGTTCGCAGCGTCAGAAGCATCGGACTCCAAGGAGGCGGAGTTTCGACGGTCCTGTGACCGGTTGGTCGGATGCGAACGGTTTGGTCATCACTTCGTCCTCCGGGTGTACCCACGTGCGTGGGGCAGAACGAAGCGGTGCAGACTTACTTCTGGCGTGCTTTGAGCCAGTTGATCGCCGAACGGTGGTGACCGATCGCGAAGTCCATCGCCGTCGAAGCGCCGGCGTCTTCCCCCGCCAGTTCCTTACTAATTGCCCGAGCTTCGGACAATGCTTCCTGATGCTGTTCCAAAGCATCCGCATACATTTCAGAGAGCGTGGCCGGAGACATGTGCTCCATAAAGGCCGTACGCAGAGCGATAGGGTCTCGCAACTTGCCTATCGTGGTTGGTTCATTCAACCAACGAGAGAACGCTCGCCTTCCGTTGGCCGAAATTGAATAGGGAACCGAAGCGCGCGGCCCCGGCTTTCCAACGCGAACATATCCCACTTCAGCCAGTGCCGGGAGTTCGCGATAGACCTGACTTCGAGTCATAGTCCAGTAGGGCCCCAGGCGATTGATGGCTTCCGCCATCAACTGACCGCCTGTCATTGACCCTTCGTGTAGCAGACCCAGTAGGGCCGCTGATGTGTCGTTGAGTATTTTTCCTGCCATGAGGCCAGGATGCCATGCTGCGAGGGCCTTTGCAAGTGGACTCCTCTACTGTGTCATGTTGTCGTTGATTTTAGACAGTCACTTGTGAATTAATTGAGTGCACATGGGCGGCAATTGCCTCACGAGCAATGACTCGTATAAGTAAGTTGTACGCAAACAGGTCCGACACCATGCCTATTCGGGTGAGCCGTGGCATTGTGCCCAAAAACGGCAGTTACTCCAGCACATCCGCCTTTAATAAAGCGACCCTTACGGCCACTTGAGACCGTCGGAATCCGCTTACAAATGTTCACTACCGGCTTCAACTGAGCGCAATCGAACCCCCGACTTGCAACCCTAGAGCATACCCGAGGACCAATTCCCGGAAGAATCAGAGCCATATTCACAATTAGGCATAGTTAGATAAATATCACTCACTTCAAGTGAACAGCCGCTCGCTCCTATCAACCAGGCCAAGAGAAAGCGCTTAAGCGCCACCGCACCCTATCTAGTTGGTTGCCCAATACACACAGCACCCCGGCTCCTGACCGCCCGTGGCCGACGCGGAACCCGAACAGTCGAACGGGCCTCAGCCAAAGTGGGTTGCCCAGTTACACTCAGGCATCATGTTCGGTCAATTTTGCGGTCGACGAACTCCTTCCCTAGGCGGTAAACACATGAGGAGGCTGGCATTGCGGGCCCAGCACACCTGCGGCGACAGCCGTTCGGCTCGTCACTCGGCGGTGACCTGTGACTAAAGCAAAGCCCAGGCTCGTCTGGCACCTCGGTGCCTCCACCGACGTTGGCCAAATCCGGGACATCAACGAAGACTCCTACCTAGCGCACCCCGAGCTCATCGCCGTAGCTGACGGCGTTGGTGGTGCGGCGGCTGGCGAGGTCGCCAGCGCCATCGCCATCGAGCAGATGCGGTCCCTAGTCACGGGCAAGGAGGTCCGCGGCCCCTCGGCTGAGGCCTTCGATGATGCGGTGGTGGCGGCTCGCGAGAAGATCCGCAGTGTGGTCGAGGACAACCCGGAGTCTGAGGGTATGGGCACGACGTTGACGGCGTTGTGGCTGGGTGAGGATGAGGTCACGCTGGCCCACATTGGGGACTCGCGTGCGTATCAGTTGCGCGGGGACGACTTTGTACAAGTGACTGTCGATGATTCCTATGTGCAGCATCTCATTGATGAGGGTGCCATCACCAAAGAAGAGGCGATCGATCATCCGTATCGGTCGATGGTGACGCGGGTGTTGCAGAGCAAGGAGGCCCCCACGCACTTTGAGTCGCGTCCGGCGCGGGTCGGTGACCGGTTCGTGGTGTGTTCGGATGGTCTGACTGATGTGGTGAGAGAGGAAACCGTCGAGGACGTGTTGCGGGAGTTCGCTGACCCACAAGCGGCCTCGGAACGGCTGGTGGAGTTGGCGCTGCGGGCGGGCGGGCCCGACAATATTACGGTCGTGGTGGCTGACATTAAAGAGGCCACAGTCGATCCGAAGGCGGTTGTCTTCGGGAGTGGATTCGCGTTGATGTTGCTGGCCGTCGGTGGCTTTGCCTGGTGGGCAGTCGGTTAGCCACGGTTGGCCATCTGGTGCAACCGTCCGCGGACAGCTTAGGGGTGGGTCACCGTGGTGGCCCACC is a window encoding:
- a CDS encoding cell division ATP-binding protein FtsE — its product is MIELDGVSKHYPRSNRPSVEDINVFIDKGEFVFFIGPTGAGKSTIIKLLLREQIPDKGTITVGDRNVTSMRRWKVPAYRRTLGCVFQDFRLLPNRTAAENVAFALEVIGKPRSVARRVVPEVLELVGLGGKEHRYPHELSGGEQQRVAIARAFVNRPLLLLADEPTGNLDPDTSIEIMRLLDRISRTGTTIVMVTHDSNIVNQMRRRVIEIEGGKVVRDQSRGVYG
- the smpB gene encoding SsrA-binding protein SmpB: MSKKKKTQTNAAKTGPERKLVTTNRRARFDFDILDTYEAGIVLTGTEVKSLREGKCNITDAYAEIYGGEARVHNLHITEYDYGTWTNHRPRRIRKLLLHRIEIAKLEGKLSEAGVTLIPLSVYFSGGWAKMELALARGRKSHDKRQAIAKREAQREIERSAGLRTKGKA
- a CDS encoding PP2C family protein-serine/threonine phosphatase, producing the protein MTKAKPRLVWHLGASTDVGQIRDINEDSYLAHPELIAVADGVGGAAAGEVASAIAIEQMRSLVTGKEVRGPSAEAFDDAVVAAREKIRSVVEDNPESEGMGTTLTALWLGEDEVTLAHIGDSRAYQLRGDDFVQVTVDDSYVQHLIDEGAITKEEAIDHPYRSMVTRVLQSKEAPTHFESRPARVGDRFVVCSDGLTDVVREETVEDVLREFADPQAASERLVELALRAGGPDNITVVVADIKEATVDPKAVVFGSGFALMLLAVGGFAWWAVG
- the ftsX gene encoding permease-like cell division protein FtsX, with the protein product MRAKYVMSEVFLGLWRNISMTVAMIITMAVSLSMLGAGLLLYHQVDLVEEYYQTNLEVVMYLDQDIDDETRDQLHADLRGDERTAQVVYETKEDAWERFQETFSDAPDMVGAVDPEVLPAAFRVSMNNIDQADDLIVDFGEREGIYQSINQKQVLQKVFDILSGAQNMTLIIALVQGVAALMLVANTIQVAAYSRRREVSIMKLVGAPNWFVQAPFVLEAVFAGVIGALVAFATLCAAKVFVIDGAFSDLFGLMPPLTWQAVLLVLPVLLGVASVISAVTAWITLRFNIKV
- the prfB gene encoding peptide chain release factor 2, with the protein product MTSVDVSSEVRSLRETLSAVESVLDLPKLRREFKELEAEAAAPDLWDDTDHAQKVTSRLSWVQSELNRISELHSRLDDVEVLWELAGDEDDASAEGEVQGELKSLRKSIDELEIRTLLSGEYDEREAVVSVRSGAGGNDACDFAEQLMRMYLRWADKHGRDTEVYDVSYGEEAGIKSTTFAVKGPYAYGTLSVEQGTHRVVRISQYDTQKRRQTGFAAVEVVPVIEKTEQVEIPDDEIRIDVYRASGPGGQGVNTTDSAVRITHLPTGIVVSCQNERSQLQNRATAMSVLQSKLNKLKRDEQNAKLDELRGSVTASWGDQMRSYVQHPYQMVKDLRTGHETSDVQGVYNGDIDAFLEAGIRWRMSSENDENA
- a CDS encoding PadR family transcriptional regulator translates to MAGKILNDTSAALLGLLHEGSMTGGQLMAEAINRLGPYWTMTRSQVYRELPALAEVGYVRVGKPGPRASVPYSISANGRRAFSRWLNEPTTIGKLRDPIALRTAFMEHMSPATLSEMYADALEQHQEALSEARAISKELAGEDAGASTAMDFAIGHHRSAINWLKARQK
- a CDS encoding M23 family metallopeptidase, whose amino-acid sequence is MRRLGVTFSAILLAVTMSSPVEAQTSQSELDRIEQEKAEMASLLEGATDRAQEAGQKLAEAEARLPDAEAAVDEARGRVAAAEVQADAAQREADRAAEELAEAEAEMADAAEAVDQTRTERANLLSSTYRGTELLTFDAILSADEPSLALERMSYLEMLVERKNQAVEEVTLARREASNAESLAAAARTEAEAARREAEAALSYAQEQQQAAESARAEVVSLVANREDALSVAQEERAETEHLWAQLDAESDRIAEELRAQAAAAERDRNSGSGSGSGSGSGSGSGSGSGSGSGSGSGSGSGGGSTLAQPVNGWKSSDFGYRTHPIYGTVRLHGGTDFAAAGGTPIYASESGNVVTAGWSGGYGLFTCIYHGNGLSTCYAHQSRIDVNHGQHVSRGQRIGAVGTTGSSTGDHLHFEVRVNGNQVNPLGYLPSCLCR